Proteins from a genomic interval of Streptomyces sp. NBC_01445:
- a CDS encoding DEAD/DEAH box helicase gives MAAMKLLPHQVEAVDGILRTLQTPADGCMPAQGLRAQVVSATGSGKTLMAVEAARRLKARRVLVLVPTLDLLMQTAAAWRAGGRGGGMVGVCSLSAADSQGVPCTTSAEELRLWLRGLEQVTVFATYASLGLRTLQRAHGAGVGVWDLVVVDEAHRTSGDAGKPWAAVHDQQQIPAHRRLYMTATPRVWEAGGEVPRMVASMDRDSELFGPVAYELKLSEAIRRGIVAPYQVVCVDIRDEDVHRALQGEPLGSDHVRGARLAALQTGLLTAAVEEKLRRILTFHSRVAEAEAMAAGVPAVAGQLHADDPERFPAPGRVWAQWLYGEHPPSHRQAVLQEFASDFIPGTDGREVKAAVQVLGSVKVLGEGVDTARCDAVAFMDARGSMVDIVQMVGRALRIRPGEGKLATLVVPVFLGPGEEGGEMLVSNSYGTLSKVLGALRAHDTETIEALADPRVRSGSWVQDEDQEEVVEGAVDEQGDSGADVAGGEVAEPVVSGPAAELLKFSTPRDPALIAQFIRLRIIDPENAYWRRGVQACIQYLKESGAQVLQAPQRYVTPDDWSPARFPLGVWLADQRKYYNAELLEGERVRQLDKLGMVWNAHDSAFDEGLAVARAWAQEHGHLLAPVSAVGEGGFPVGVWLKNQRAAARQAVEAALAHEQGRLVPAGGWGLSESRPRARWTRSTRAGATRPASLGCALAHAR, from the coding sequence TCGGGCAAGACATTGATGGCGGTGGAGGCAGCTCGCCGTCTGAAAGCGCGGCGGGTGTTGGTATTGGTGCCGACGCTGGATCTGCTGATGCAGACGGCCGCCGCGTGGCGGGCCGGCGGCCGTGGTGGGGGCATGGTGGGGGTGTGCTCGCTCAGTGCCGCGGACAGTCAGGGTGTGCCGTGCACGACCAGCGCGGAGGAGTTGCGGTTGTGGCTGCGGGGCCTGGAGCAGGTCACCGTGTTTGCTACCTACGCCTCGCTGGGGCTGCGGACGCTGCAGCGGGCGCACGGAGCCGGGGTTGGGGTCTGGGACCTGGTCGTGGTCGACGAGGCGCATCGGACGAGTGGTGATGCTGGTAAGCCGTGGGCGGCGGTGCATGACCAGCAGCAGATTCCGGCGCATCGTCGGTTGTATATGACGGCGACGCCGCGGGTGTGGGAGGCCGGTGGTGAGGTGCCGCGCATGGTTGCTTCCATGGATCGGGACAGCGAGCTCTTCGGGCCGGTGGCGTATGAGTTGAAGCTGTCCGAGGCGATCCGGCGCGGGATCGTGGCGCCCTATCAGGTCGTCTGTGTGGATATCCGCGACGAGGACGTCCATCGGGCGCTGCAGGGCGAGCCGTTGGGTTCTGATCATGTGCGGGGTGCGCGGTTGGCGGCTTTGCAGACTGGGCTGCTGACGGCGGCTGTGGAGGAGAAGTTGCGCAGGATTCTGACGTTCCACAGTCGGGTTGCGGAGGCGGAGGCGATGGCGGCCGGGGTGCCGGCCGTTGCTGGGCAGTTGCACGCTGATGACCCTGAGCGGTTCCCAGCGCCGGGGCGTGTGTGGGCGCAGTGGCTGTATGGCGAGCATCCTCCCTCCCACCGGCAGGCCGTGTTGCAGGAGTTCGCCTCGGATTTCATCCCGGGCACGGACGGTCGTGAGGTGAAGGCCGCGGTTCAGGTTCTGGGGTCCGTGAAGGTGCTGGGGGAAGGGGTCGATACGGCTCGCTGTGATGCGGTCGCTTTTATGGATGCGCGGGGTTCGATGGTGGACATCGTGCAAATGGTCGGACGTGCTCTGCGTATCCGGCCCGGTGAGGGAAAGCTCGCCACTTTGGTCGTTCCGGTATTTCTCGGTCCAGGCGAAGAAGGCGGGGAAATGCTGGTTTCGAATTCCTATGGCACCCTCAGTAAGGTTCTTGGAGCCTTGCGGGCGCACGACACAGAGACGATCGAGGCGCTCGCTGATCCCCGCGTGCGCAGCGGGAGTTGGGTCCAGGATGAGGATCAGGAGGAAGTCGTCGAAGGCGCCGTTGATGAGCAGGGCGACAGCGGCGCGGATGTTGCTGGTGGCGAGGTTGCCGAGCCGGTGGTCAGTGGGCCGGCTGCGGAGTTGCTGAAGTTCAGTACGCCGCGGGATCCGGCGTTGATCGCGCAGTTCATCCGCCTGCGGATCATCGATCCGGAGAACGCCTACTGGCGGCGCGGCGTCCAGGCCTGCATCCAGTACCTCAAGGAGAGCGGAGCGCAGGTGCTGCAGGCGCCGCAGCGGTACGTGACGCCGGATGACTGGTCGCCTGCGCGGTTTCCGCTGGGGGTGTGGTTGGCGGATCAGCGCAAGTACTACAACGCGGAGCTGCTCGAGGGTGAGCGGGTACGGCAGTTGGACAAGCTGGGCATGGTGTGGAACGCGCACGACAGCGCCTTCGATGAAGGCCTCGCCGTCGCCCGGGCTTGGGCGCAAGAGCACGGGCATCTGCTGGCGCCGGTCAGTGCCGTCGGTGAGGGCGGGTTCCCGGTTGGGGTGTGGCTGAAGAACCAGCGGGCTGCCGCGCGGCAGGCCGTGGAGGCTGCTCTCGCGCACGAACAGGGCCGGCTGGTGCCTGCGGGAGGGTGGGGACTCTCAGAGAGCCGTCCCAGGGCGCGTTGGACGCGATCGACCCGGGCTGGGGCCACGCGTCCGGCGAGTCTGGGGTGCGCACTAGCCCACGCCAGGTGA
- a CDS encoding HNH endonuclease: MTAAGQELLSKDRGNQPLWVWIMVLMAHGRSCVYCDEQQAQTLEHEAPLAGRAGRDIWWNLVPACDRCNS; encoded by the coding sequence ATGACAGCGGCCGGACAGGAATTGCTGAGCAAGGACCGGGGGAATCAGCCCCTCTGGGTATGGATCATGGTCTTGATGGCGCACGGGCGCAGCTGTGTGTACTGCGACGAGCAGCAGGCACAGACCCTTGAGCATGAAGCGCCGTTGGCGGGCAGGGCGGGACGGGACATCTGGTGGAACCTCGTGCCTGCCTGCGACCGGTGTAACAGCTGA
- a CDS encoding UvrD-helicase domain-containing protein, whose protein sequence is MIYKPNDAQRSVISSQAPALVVLGGAGTGKTVTAVAAAREHLHAADGQLLAVRQKLVKQGVRSSMPARTRALFLSFSRTAVSQIMDRAAGVIGRLGPRLEVATFHGFAWRIITGFGAHHGFPPPQTVLSSANSRVPGAPPGLVYDDLIPSASDLLRLPAVAAHYAQRYSIVICDEFQDTSSAEWTFLQLIAPSARRIFLGDVHQSIYGGFKPGVSPAARVDAAMALPGACKIQLPASSYRDPSGVLPAAAEAARARCFADPAVAEAAGTGRLRVTPVLRGTGHDEVLELVRQARREKDTVSVFTHGIAATTTLSDALTEAQLPHEQIGFGEAHGEALAAQLSLIQFALGDDSAPVRRTLAVFVTAALRRGRQLPPLAGQMLHCTNPILERRLMGLLDDLRAARGGPEAGLGQLADVVSGAYARIGASRGREAWQQAAARTRSTLRLFGGEQSIAAVTTELLRLRDDSLVGSLSPRQRPVQVMNLHQTKGREADTTILLLGPDEFYGYEQEPFPDGSRLLYVVLTRARRTAHLVVPGRPHPLWSPLVAAVSAAASQPAS, encoded by the coding sequence ATGATCTACAAGCCGAACGATGCCCAGCGCAGCGTCATCTCCAGCCAGGCCCCGGCGCTGGTGGTGCTGGGAGGGGCCGGCACCGGGAAAACGGTCACCGCCGTGGCAGCGGCCCGTGAGCATCTCCACGCCGCCGACGGGCAGTTGCTCGCCGTCCGGCAGAAGCTCGTGAAGCAGGGGGTACGCAGCAGCATGCCAGCGCGGACGCGGGCACTGTTCCTGTCGTTCTCCCGCACCGCGGTGTCACAGATCATGGATCGGGCGGCGGGCGTGATCGGACGCCTCGGCCCGCGGCTCGAGGTCGCGACGTTCCACGGATTCGCCTGGCGGATCATCACGGGCTTCGGCGCACATCACGGATTTCCTCCGCCACAGACGGTGCTGAGCAGCGCCAACAGTCGCGTTCCCGGCGCCCCGCCGGGCCTGGTCTACGACGACTTGATCCCCTCCGCGAGTGATCTGCTGCGACTGCCCGCCGTCGCGGCTCACTACGCGCAGCGCTACAGCATCGTCATCTGCGACGAGTTCCAGGACACGAGCTCCGCCGAGTGGACCTTCCTCCAGTTGATCGCGCCGTCCGCACGACGGATCTTCCTGGGAGACGTGCATCAGAGCATTTACGGCGGCTTCAAGCCCGGAGTGAGCCCGGCGGCTCGCGTCGACGCCGCCATGGCGCTGCCGGGAGCTTGCAAGATCCAGCTCCCGGCCTCCAGCTACCGCGACCCCAGTGGCGTTCTGCCGGCGGCGGCCGAAGCTGCCCGCGCCCGCTGTTTCGCTGACCCGGCAGTTGCCGAAGCCGCCGGCACGGGCCGCTTGCGTGTGACCCCTGTGCTGCGGGGAACGGGCCACGACGAGGTCCTCGAGCTGGTCCGGCAGGCCCGGCGCGAGAAGGACACCGTCAGCGTCTTCACCCATGGCATCGCAGCCACGACGACACTGTCCGATGCACTGACCGAGGCCCAACTCCCCCACGAACAAATCGGCTTCGGCGAGGCGCACGGTGAAGCACTGGCCGCCCAGCTCAGCCTGATCCAGTTCGCGCTCGGCGATGACAGCGCCCCGGTGCGCAGGACGCTGGCGGTGTTCGTCACCGCGGCCCTGCGCCGGGGCCGACAACTTCCCCCGCTGGCGGGGCAGATGCTGCACTGCACGAACCCGATTCTGGAGCGTCGGCTGATGGGGCTCTTGGACGATCTGCGTGCGGCGAGGGGCGGCCCGGAAGCGGGCCTGGGTCAGCTGGCCGATGTAGTGTCCGGAGCCTATGCCCGCATCGGCGCCTCCCGCGGGCGGGAGGCCTGGCAGCAGGCGGCAGCGCGCACCCGCAGCACGCTGCGTCTGTTCGGCGGTGAGCAGAGCATCGCCGCGGTGACGACGGAACTTCTGCGGCTTCGCGACGACTCCCTGGTGGGCTCCCTGTCTCCGCGCCAGCGCCCGGTCCAGGTGATGAACCTTCATCAGACCAAGGGCCGCGAGGCGGACACGACGATCCTCCTGTTGGGGCCGGACGAGTTCTACGGCTACGAACAGGAGCCGTTCCCCGACGGGTCGCGGCTGCTATATGTCGTGTTGACCCGGGCACGGCGTACCGCGCATCTCGTCGTGCCCGGGCGCCCGCATCCTCTCTGGTCGCCGCTGGTCGCAGCCGTGTCCGCAGCCGCTTCGCAGCCCGCAAGCTAG
- a CDS encoding YecA family protein, translated as MVHAPQKTVELPCRMQHLKRDRRGYPVIATVERSAAGVNFGAISERRKLALATFDWCAVCGLPFGDELRWQVILQDGPLPTAEISGEAPVHEVCALYAAQVCPFLFSPSSRLGDEARKGTVRTEVMRFAGFRETIGVFAHESGLQPGVYTLHYEQAQRADDFSYRDAAGVRERFAKALADEEELPLSDAEAELVRLFNRVNDHDDGDVVTGAALVAGAAFAKDVFRLQGLKAFQGKQYPTVAGLFLKGTAQEIRGFSDEANDEAFGAVGPWLLEHMDNLPTPLSRWRTRGASMVRRPSQRPEGPGRSIAKNAPCPCGSGRKARRCHPAGVAAQ; from the coding sequence ATGGTTCACGCACCACAGAAGACGGTCGAACTGCCGTGCCGCATGCAGCACTTGAAGCGCGACCGTCGGGGTTACCCGGTGATCGCGACAGTGGAGCGCAGTGCCGCGGGGGTGAACTTCGGGGCGATCAGTGAGCGGCGCAAGCTGGCGCTTGCGACCTTCGACTGGTGCGCCGTGTGCGGCCTGCCGTTCGGGGACGAGCTGCGCTGGCAGGTGATCCTGCAGGACGGGCCGTTGCCGACTGCCGAGATTAGCGGGGAGGCGCCCGTGCACGAGGTGTGCGCGCTGTATGCGGCACAGGTCTGCCCGTTCCTGTTCTCCCCCAGCTCGCGGCTGGGGGACGAGGCCAGGAAGGGAACGGTCCGCACGGAGGTCATGCGATTCGCCGGCTTCCGCGAGACCATCGGCGTGTTCGCGCACGAGTCGGGGCTGCAGCCGGGAGTCTACACACTGCACTACGAGCAGGCGCAGCGAGCGGACGACTTCTCGTATCGCGATGCGGCGGGCGTCCGGGAGCGGTTCGCCAAGGCCCTCGCAGACGAGGAAGAACTGCCGTTGAGCGACGCGGAAGCCGAGCTGGTACGGCTGTTCAACCGCGTGAACGATCACGACGACGGTGACGTGGTGACCGGTGCCGCCCTGGTCGCCGGGGCCGCCTTCGCCAAGGACGTCTTCCGTCTGCAGGGCCTGAAAGCGTTCCAGGGCAAGCAGTACCCCACGGTCGCTGGACTGTTCCTGAAAGGCACGGCACAAGAGATCCGCGGCTTCTCGGACGAGGCGAACGACGAGGCGTTCGGTGCCGTCGGCCCCTGGCTGCTGGAGCACATGGACAACCTTCCGACGCCGCTTTCCCGGTGGCGCACCCGCGGCGCCAGCATGGTGCGCCGCCCGTCCCAGCGCCCCGAAGGCCCCGGGCGCAGCATCGCGAAGAACGCCCCGTGCCCGTGCGGGTCCGGGCGCAAGGCGCGGCGGTGCCACCCGGCAGGCGTTGCGGCCCAGTAG
- a CDS encoding DEAD/DEAH box helicase family protein, which translates to MSAGLERLIPAASYLEEAFLRWVLTPAVDASVVSRVHSQYPVTVEERSYRLDYLIAGETLQLAVELDGFAFHSDRAAFTYDRLRQNDLAATGLTVLRFSYDAVRVDTARCVAQLQALLRQDPLLAPLVSAVPRVEVPDMAGDPMRAADPPRRSEPMSGGSYFADARTGVDRAPLRSCQDEALTALANYYASGGRHAATVMAVGAGKTALGVAAALSFSRKRALVVTPGSVIRGTFAKALDPGVPGNVLYGLAGGPLLPGVRPPATLVLDADDGQISRVSREQLLAADVLVTNFHALGTGASGGDLLAKLEPDDVDFIVVDEAHIAASASYQRLFAHFAGARTLLMSACFQRLDGKPIDADVVYRYRLVDSVADGSAKNLRVHRFAPEVASTVYEAVWPDGRREQIVGRDALLAALGDERKIARITAQSEAPIRQVMAVTRACLDAQAKLLAPVKPRVLFAAMGQAHAEQIARIAEEYGIACATLHHSMPASTIASTRRRFESDAGDLQGIVQLRMLGQGYDFPPITVVVPIRPYGSFGEFYQFLGRGVRVLRHPSVAADQQYLDVVCHAELGLEEHLEATCLDNDMDPAVLLDVPPIDPASLEEDLASPDGMAQGDGGGPGGMDAFVLYEQGRVEQRVVHELDRVEARRDEREMQLMAQRYAVYAQGTASPVPFEQFVEYMRRLTGGQ; encoded by the coding sequence ATGAGTGCGGGGCTGGAGCGACTGATCCCGGCTGCCTCCTACTTGGAGGAGGCGTTCTTGCGGTGGGTGCTGACGCCGGCCGTGGACGCATCGGTCGTCTCGCGGGTGCACAGTCAGTATCCGGTCACGGTCGAGGAGCGGAGCTACCGGCTGGACTACCTGATCGCGGGTGAGACGCTGCAGTTGGCCGTCGAGCTGGACGGGTTCGCCTTCCACAGTGACCGGGCCGCGTTCACCTACGACCGGCTGCGGCAGAACGATCTGGCTGCGACCGGCCTGACCGTGCTGCGGTTCTCCTACGATGCGGTGCGCGTGGACACCGCGCGCTGCGTGGCCCAGTTGCAGGCGCTGCTGCGACAGGATCCGCTCCTGGCGCCGCTGGTGAGTGCCGTGCCGCGCGTCGAGGTGCCGGACATGGCCGGCGATCCGATGCGGGCGGCTGATCCGCCCCGCCGATCCGAGCCAATGTCGGGTGGGTCGTATTTTGCCGATGCGCGCACGGGGGTGGACCGGGCACCGTTGCGGTCGTGCCAGGACGAGGCGTTGACTGCGCTCGCGAACTACTACGCCTCCGGCGGCCGGCATGCGGCGACGGTGATGGCGGTCGGGGCCGGCAAGACGGCCCTGGGCGTGGCGGCCGCGTTGTCGTTCAGCAGGAAGCGGGCGTTGGTGGTGACGCCGGGCTCGGTGATCCGCGGCACCTTCGCCAAGGCGCTCGATCCGGGAGTGCCGGGCAATGTGTTGTACGGGCTGGCTGGCGGACCGCTGTTGCCTGGTGTCCGCCCGCCGGCCACGCTCGTCCTGGACGCGGATGACGGGCAGATCAGCCGGGTCAGCCGAGAGCAGCTGCTGGCAGCGGACGTCCTCGTCACGAACTTTCATGCGCTGGGCACCGGCGCGAGTGGCGGGGATCTCCTGGCGAAGCTGGAGCCGGACGACGTCGACTTCATCGTCGTCGATGAGGCGCACATCGCGGCCAGCGCCTCGTATCAGCGGCTGTTCGCGCACTTTGCGGGTGCGCGCACGCTGCTGATGTCGGCGTGCTTTCAGCGCTTGGACGGCAAGCCGATCGACGCCGATGTCGTCTACCGCTATCGGCTGGTGGACTCCGTCGCGGACGGCTCGGCGAAGAACCTGCGGGTGCACCGGTTCGCCCCCGAGGTGGCATCGACGGTGTACGAGGCGGTGTGGCCGGACGGACGGCGCGAGCAGATCGTGGGCCGGGACGCGTTGTTGGCCGCGCTGGGCGATGAGCGGAAAATAGCCCGCATCACCGCTCAGTCCGAGGCCCCGATCCGGCAGGTGATGGCGGTGACGCGGGCGTGTCTTGATGCGCAAGCCAAGCTGTTGGCACCCGTCAAACCCCGGGTGTTGTTCGCGGCGATGGGCCAGGCGCATGCCGAGCAGATCGCGCGGATCGCCGAGGAGTACGGGATTGCCTGCGCCACGCTGCACCACAGCATGCCCGCGTCCACGATCGCCTCCACACGACGTCGGTTCGAGTCCGACGCCGGGGACCTGCAGGGCATCGTGCAGCTGCGGATGCTCGGCCAGGGTTACGACTTTCCGCCGATCACCGTCGTCGTGCCGATCCGCCCCTATGGCAGCTTCGGCGAGTTCTACCAGTTCCTCGGCCGCGGGGTTCGCGTCCTGCGCCACCCGTCAGTGGCCGCCGACCAGCAGTACCTGGACGTGGTCTGCCATGCCGAACTCGGCCTGGAGGAGCACCTGGAGGCCACGTGTTTGGACAACGACATGGACCCCGCTGTGCTCCTGGACGTTCCGCCGATCGACCCCGCCTCCCTGGAAGAGGACCTAGCCAGTCCAGACGGCATGGCACAGGGGGACGGCGGGGGCCCGGGTGGGATGGACGCGTTCGTGCTGTACGAACAAGGACGCGTCGAGCAGCGCGTGGTCCATGAACTGGACCGGGTGGAGGCGCGCAGGGACGAGCGGGAGATGCAGCTGATGGCCCAGCGCTACGCCGTCTATGCGCAGGGCACCGCGTCCCCGGTGCCTTTTGAACAGTTCGTCGAGTACATGCGGAGGCTGACCGGTGGCCAGTAA
- a CDS encoding TerD family protein encodes MASNPSRWWQQMLDSSPEAALALERAAGMQQRFAEVDALAARLLAAGLAGEPIATVVRGRGRHVPDTGTVTALTRAEEVCCARVFDVQEQQRHGAWYLPERLSVKAGAVNLPHLLRERPAHALTLAADDTARLTAVEGWDTVLLWALLVPLFETLLQPVRIRAAGEIFPRTEQQRSWTAVGERFRLLGIGKGPLDAFRFGGGWHELDRAGQQRARLDLLDTLATADLAQFVAHFRIQRLQALMAGFAKKAKTGTALARRVLTKELQPVASAYFGGDWLAVLDYLQVPPHPDEEIITALPEPRLYVGMAAQTADMAAAAGIAEDEAHAMLAAFLGGSTSVSPVEERAAALRDWWVGFDQAHAVQARGMPSLWGLVDQDLMALSRIERGFTPQAYREHLPADLRQRVERLWETVTLQRHPGSIVSNPRPHQTMAEALGPAVEFWHGVGLTAWFECEGPYSRTTLDRVDRYYSKPLAALRAAGCPVNTEFFRELQASEQFLGPEKEITNSENRTVDTPYGQATFTSSMSHGTRREGFERVRDLITRHRRAWADQYLAPFVEHRWRSELEEVAHQHHRVVAAKGRPPTLPQFARFATAAANHWTGGDLGALCTAIGEPARSPQQRPTRLLAEDGYDFARRVYQELGGKPADHDTWVNNPEETQRQWQLSRLATESLRYLQLQEAFGRPPTAKEFGAQRLTWPWPGEEAEGWPVLQHVLAALTCPGPSPAAPRSPAAPAPPAGEGGTPRLLVKGANAALHTEPTTIRIAAAGVPVDVSAVLLSRNGKVRNDDDLVFYNHPSHDGVRVGGDTVTADLGSIPDDVAAIAVIVSIDLEAQPTAVFGQYTFWQAGITQPSGAPLSFAPDPFSSGETVTIVVELYRRTTGWKVRAVGQGYDTGLAGLATDYGINVEA; translated from the coding sequence GTGGCCAGTAACCCGTCGCGCTGGTGGCAGCAGATGCTGGACAGCAGCCCCGAAGCGGCGCTCGCCCTGGAGCGGGCGGCCGGGATGCAGCAGCGCTTCGCTGAGGTCGATGCGCTGGCAGCCAGGCTGCTGGCCGCAGGGCTGGCCGGAGAACCGATTGCCACCGTCGTCCGCGGCCGGGGGCGCCATGTGCCGGACACCGGCACGGTGACGGCTCTCACCCGAGCCGAAGAAGTCTGCTGCGCCCGCGTATTTGACGTCCAGGAGCAGCAGCGACACGGCGCGTGGTACCTGCCGGAAAGACTGTCGGTGAAGGCGGGGGCGGTCAACCTGCCGCATCTGCTGCGTGAACGCCCGGCCCATGCCCTGACGCTGGCCGCCGATGACACGGCCCGTCTCACCGCGGTGGAGGGCTGGGACACGGTGCTGCTGTGGGCGCTGCTGGTGCCCTTGTTCGAGACGCTGCTCCAGCCGGTGCGGATACGGGCGGCCGGGGAGATCTTCCCGCGTACTGAACAGCAGCGGTCCTGGACGGCCGTGGGGGAGCGTTTCCGGCTGCTGGGTATCGGCAAGGGCCCGCTGGACGCCTTCCGTTTCGGCGGCGGCTGGCACGAATTGGACCGTGCCGGGCAGCAGCGGGCCCGCCTGGATCTGCTGGACACTCTGGCTACCGCTGATCTCGCGCAGTTCGTCGCACATTTCCGGATCCAGCGGTTGCAGGCACTGATGGCTGGATTCGCCAAGAAGGCCAAGACGGGCACCGCCCTGGCCCGCCGGGTACTCACCAAGGAACTCCAGCCCGTCGCCTCAGCGTACTTCGGCGGCGACTGGCTGGCCGTGCTGGACTATCTCCAGGTCCCGCCACACCCGGATGAGGAGATCATCACCGCGCTGCCCGAGCCTCGTCTGTACGTCGGCATGGCCGCCCAGACGGCCGACATGGCGGCCGCGGCGGGAATCGCGGAGGACGAGGCGCATGCGATGCTCGCTGCCTTCCTCGGCGGCAGCACTTCCGTGTCCCCGGTGGAAGAGCGGGCTGCGGCCCTGCGTGACTGGTGGGTGGGGTTCGACCAGGCGCACGCCGTCCAGGCGCGGGGCATGCCGTCGTTGTGGGGGCTGGTCGATCAGGACCTGATGGCGCTGTCCCGCATCGAGAGAGGGTTCACCCCGCAGGCGTACCGGGAGCATCTGCCCGCCGATCTGCGGCAGCGGGTGGAGCGGCTGTGGGAGACAGTGACGCTCCAGCGGCACCCGGGCAGCATCGTCAGCAACCCGCGCCCGCACCAGACCATGGCCGAAGCTCTCGGTCCTGCGGTCGAGTTCTGGCACGGCGTCGGTCTGACCGCCTGGTTCGAGTGCGAAGGCCCCTACTCGCGCACCACGTTGGATCGTGTCGACCGCTACTACAGCAAACCGCTGGCTGCCCTGCGGGCGGCCGGATGCCCCGTCAACACTGAATTCTTCCGTGAGCTGCAGGCGTCCGAACAGTTCCTGGGGCCGGAAAAGGAAATCACCAACAGCGAGAACCGTACGGTCGACACGCCGTACGGTCAGGCGACGTTCACCTCCAGCATGAGTCACGGCACGCGTCGGGAAGGCTTCGAGCGGGTGCGGGACCTCATCACCCGGCACCGGCGTGCCTGGGCCGATCAGTATCTCGCTCCCTTCGTGGAACACCGCTGGCGCTCCGAGTTGGAGGAGGTCGCTCACCAGCACCACCGCGTCGTCGCCGCCAAGGGCCGTCCTCCCACGCTGCCCCAGTTCGCCCGGTTCGCCACCGCGGCAGCCAACCACTGGACGGGCGGCGACCTGGGCGCGCTGTGCACAGCCATCGGCGAGCCGGCGCGGTCCCCACAGCAGCGGCCCACCCGCCTGCTGGCTGAAGACGGCTATGACTTCGCCCGCCGCGTGTACCAGGAGCTCGGGGGCAAGCCTGCCGACCACGACACCTGGGTGAACAACCCGGAGGAAACCCAACGGCAGTGGCAGCTCAGCCGCCTGGCCACCGAGAGCCTGCGCTACCTCCAGCTGCAGGAAGCATTCGGGCGGCCGCCCACCGCCAAGGAGTTCGGCGCCCAACGTCTGACCTGGCCGTGGCCAGGTGAGGAAGCCGAAGGCTGGCCCGTCCTCCAGCACGTTCTCGCCGCGCTCACCTGCCCCGGCCCGTCCCCGGCCGCACCCCGCTCCCCCGCCGCCCCTGCGCCTCCCGCCGGGGAAGGCGGCACGCCGCGCCTGCTGGTGAAGGGAGCCAACGCAGCCCTGCACACCGAGCCGACCACGATTCGCATCGCTGCCGCCGGCGTACCCGTTGACGTGTCCGCTGTCCTCCTGAGCCGCAACGGCAAAGTGCGCAACGACGACGACCTCGTCTTCTACAACCACCCCAGCCACGACGGGGTCCGCGTCGGCGGGGACACCGTCACCGCCGATCTGGGCTCCATCCCTGACGACGTCGCGGCGATCGCCGTCATCGTCAGCATCGACCTCGAGGCACAGCCCACAGCAGTATTCGGCCAGTACACCTTCTGGCAAGCAGGCATCACGCAGCCGTCCGGAGCCCCGCTGTCCTTCGCGCCGGACCCCTTCTCCTCGGGTGAGACCGTCACCATCGTGGTGGAGCTCTATCGCCGTACGACCGGATGGAAGGTTCGCGCAGTCGGACAAGGCTACGACACAGGCCTCGCTGGCCTGGCCACCGACTACGGCATCAACGTCGAAGCCTGA